The genomic stretch AGATAAGGATCATATGGCCAATTTTTATATCTTAAACTTTATATGTATTTTGAGTCATATTTCTGGCCAATTATGAAACTTTTTTTCCTTTGCGTAATTCCACCTATGATGAAGTTAAATCAACTGAGTATAGAATGTTTATTTTCTCAGCGCGGGAGCTTGTATAGTCGATAATAGTAGTTAGTCTTTTTTTTGGACAATAGTTAGTCTATTTATCTTGATTGGGATTCAGAACTTCTATTGTTTTAGGATGTATATTGAAAGCAGTGGGATATTGAATTGGGTTATATTGTGaacacgtgcattgcacgtgcaatatTACTAGTATATGGAAAGATGTCTCAAAAGAAAGTCGATCTATGTCCCACTAATTTTAGATTTTGCTCTTGGGTGGCACTGAACTTAGATTTTGTAAGTCCCGACAACTTCAAAAAAGACTGCAACTGAGGGTTTATAAAATGGGAATAACCTCTCGAACAATCGAGCTTACTTCTCGATCAATTGCAACAAGCTACTTACAACTCACATGACAGTTAACCGATCTCCTAATCTTGTCTTTACTACTTAGTTAAGTTTAATTAAGTTATAGGGTCAGAACGAGATTTTCTTTAATTGCCGTTATACGAAGTGAGCAAGCAAGCTAGACACAAGTTAGTTCTTTATCGACTGAAAACTAGCAGAACCGTTAAAAAATACAAGCGAATCGCCACCGAGAGACTGAGACTAAGAAAAAGCCACAACAAGAAGTTCAGGATGAAATGTATCACCCGGCCGTCCCGGACCTGACGTGTACGTATGGACTTTACATCCAGGTGGAGCCTGAGACCTTTCTAGGCTCATGATGGAACTTGACCATAacgtgccggagttaacaagagcTTGGAGCCGTGCCTACCCGTGGGTTGTGTACTTGTGTACGTATTACGTGCCTGTCAGGACTAACAGCACATGCCTTTTTTTAACACAAGGAGCTTTTCATTGAAGAACACAGGTACATTTTACAAGCAGGTCCCTTTGCATCACTCGCCCTAAAGAAGCTGTAATTTGAAGATGAGATCTCCAACTTTACAAAAAAAAGCATCctaaaacaaaagaagaaaaagcgaTCAAGGACAATGGTGCCTCTGCCACCAAACGCCAGCGAACTCCAAGCATCTCCACCGAGCTCCGAGAGCAGCAAGCTCGAAAGCTCTCCTCCGACGACAAGATCCAGTCACTAGCTACAACCAGAAGACCGGGGACAAACTACTTGGCCTTCTAGAAGCGTCGAGCTCCAGCGATGGATCGACATGGCCTCTGgcatggaggttgaagatgggCCACCTTTTTGGCCGAAGATCACGGCGACAATCGTGGCCaccatgtgttgcggtcggagaaGAACATCGGCTCTAGGGACGCCACTCTGTAGATCCGCCAAAGACAGCATCACCTAGGAGCTtctcttcttctccaccaccacggtGGCTTAAAAGAGGAGGGACCAAGGCAGCGCCGCCCAGATCCAGAGAGTGCCGCCCAGATCCAGAGAGCAGCAAAAGAGCTTtattgagggggggggggtgtgtaGGAGCTCCGTCACCACCCACCTCCGGCTCCCTCCATCGGAACTCCACGAGCAGCAGCAACACCACCACAAGCCGCAGGGAGCAGCTCAAACTCCACCGCCGGACCCCCAAGAGCATTACGCCATACTGCACATGGGTAAAGCTAAAAACTAGACTATATCTAGCCCTAAATCTACTCCGGCGTGTCTCCTTGACCAACTTCGGTTGGCTATTCCAGCAAAGAAGGCCTTGGATCGGCCCGGTCAGCGGTGGAGAACTCCAAAGCTACTGTAGCGGCTTGAGAGAGAGTAGCGGGAGAAGTGAGCGGTGTCTCACAACAGCGCATACCTTACAGGCTCAAACGGCCAGTGCCATGTTTGTGGAAGCTATACCAATGTACCGACTCCCTTCTTGCAAGAGAAGCTAATATGCAGTAACCTGAATAAGATATACAGACCACAACCACAACCTGTTTATCATACGGAGAAAGGAAAATGACTGGAGGATAGGCATGCCAGGTTACTGACTTGTAACAGCGTATCATCAACCCACAAGCTGCAACTTCAGTTTAAGTTTGCCTCTTTGGCTTGTTTGCCAGCATGCAAGATATTCTCCATGAGAACATGCTCACACAGGTGATCTGACCAGGAGATCAAGGGCAATTCTTGAAACACTGCACTGCAAAGATGGGAGCCCCCTACAGTTGAAAGCCAAGAAGTTTTTGGTTTACGACAAAACTATCTTACACATCGGGATGCACTGCTTTAAACCACACAGATACACCACTATAATAATAACACACCTAGCGAGGCGTCACTGAGGAAGAGGCTTACAAAGGCCCCTAGTTTGCACGGTTGCGCCACAAACAGGGAAGCGGAAATTAGAAGACAACGTCAGAGGCCGAGATACCCCACAGCTCACCAGGAGTGCCCTTCACCAAGTCTTTACCGCAGAAAATAGCCTGGATCAAGCTTTTAGGAAACGAAACCTGCAAGATCTCCACACACCTGTTTATGGCAtgttcatccacttcatcgtctttTACCATGCCCAGCTTCCTAAGCAATATAGCACGTGCCCACTGATCCGAGATGGGACGTTTTATTTTGATGTTGGAAGGTAGCCGGAAACGCGGATGGCGCTTAACCTTTGCAATCTTATGTGCCAACCCCCGACTTCCTGGGGCACACTTAACAATGGCGCCGGAGGAGGCAGGGCATCGTCTACCAACCCTGAATGATCTTTCTCAAGCTGTGAAGGTGTACCTTTATGCGTAAACAAAAGCGGTACTTCGATAGACGGAAAGGTCGGGATCGCTGGAGTCTCTCCAGTTATCTCTAGTGGCTCGCTCGCCGATGGCAATGTTGTTTTCTCTAACACTGCAGCAGGTGATGGAGGTGGCTGACAGCTAGGGACCTGCAGCCCTACAGTACAAGGGTGCTCCTCAACACATTCCACGTTcccagcaattgaggatgcttcCAAATCAGGACGGGACTTCAGAACTCTAAGCCTAGCCATAACAGCATCATCAACCTCATCTGCTATGTCCATGCTTGCATTTAGCTGCTGTTTACTGCTTTCCAGACCCAAAGAGGGTATATTATCAGCACGAGACTTCAAAATTTGTAGCCTCGGTAAAAGACGATCTCCAACTGAAGATGATGCCTTGCTTTCTTTTTGCTGCTCCTCACACTTGTTATCACCCAATGACCTTAAATTCCGCTCTAGCACTTCCAAGCGAGTACACACTTCAGCACCTGCATCATCAATCTCATCTGACATATTTGTGCCTGCATCTCTCTGTTGCTTGCTGCTTTCCAGACCCAAGCAGGTTATATTATCAGCACGGGACTTCAAAATCCGTAACCTTGCCAAAACAGCATCATCAACTGCATATGATCCATCACTCTCTCTTTGTTGCTCCTCATACTTGTTCTCACCCAAAGAGCTTAAAGTGTCAAGGCGGGACTCTAGAACTTTCAGTCGAGCAAACATTCCATCCACTGTGTCATCAACCTCATTCACGATGCTCTTTTTTGTAGCGATAATGGACCTTGGAGACAATATAGGAGGCGGCAGTGGCGCAGGACCACTGCTTGCTTCGGCATGACTATATGGTTTGCCACCACATACAGGTAATCCGGGGGCCTTAGCACCTTCTGGTGGGTCAATAGGAATTGCATTGACCAAAATAAGTTACGTATGTAAGTAAGGATATTAAAGCATGTAGAGAATCTCGAAAAAATATCCAAATACAGTAAACCACAATCACATCTTGGTACCTGTTTCTGTGTTGTGGCCTTTGTTTGCTGCAAGCTTCATACGGGTAACCTGAAGCTCATATTTGAGTTTACACACTAAAGCTTCTGCTTCAATCCACAATTTTTTGTAGATTGACACTTGAGAAACTTCAGAATCATCAAGCATCTTATCTTCTGGGAGCTTAGGAAAAGCCTGAAGGCAAGAGTACAATATAAGGTGCATGCACTGGGCAAAAGGTAGCATTGGTTCGAATTAAAAATCAGTGGCATGTACCAAATAGTACATGCACTGAACGGAACAGAATTTTGGTATCATATTCAAATAGTGACCGAAGTTACCTGTGAAAAATAGGCATTAAATTCTGAATCCGTGTTCGTTGACACCGAGTGTTCAGGGATTGCCACtgagaaattattcctcaagcaaCTCAGTTGACTGgagtttctcaaacaatcatcgcCTTTTAATGTAGCCTTGTACAAGACAGGAAAAGAAAGCAATGAGTAAAAACTAACCAAAAACAATCCTTATCCGTATTTAAAGTCTAAAAAGCAAGATTTCTTTCGCACGCCACAAAAGGGAACAAGCAAAAGAGTTAAAGATGTCCATTTCTTGATTCATATCCGAAAACTTGTAATTTTACTCAAAGGG from Lolium rigidum isolate FL_2022 chromosome 4, APGP_CSIRO_Lrig_0.1, whole genome shotgun sequence encodes the following:
- the LOC124647687 gene encoding uncharacterized protein LOC124647687 — its product is MPPNLPSPPFTRAVARVAQQPHSVRYTPLHPESQSSQPLVAGGMLTYPGDPRGNPPQHGALSSLSTSAAPFTVAGPHPAGPTFPNPSFAVPAAPSLNAAAEWGDPSLMEARASFMAPGAAAAASLGHTGEVFDSAPYGIYSEYHFGNFVDTHPLRSENSELISEKRPGTCGETSEALSNGFGLSSRCQQQSAFASILLDGIGAESVGCYYPRPVPNQDPSGSASSLISGAPAVPVKSLTSEGVLGNNSSQAAEAEKTADTQTLVQEGQEHSHCHPDAERNMFQMSDSSSRNRAIFLELMHNLSAVLVSTCNDGSSLHEYEKENLKSIIRNLKAVSSKGGKATLKGDDCLRNSSQLSCLRNNFSVAIPEHSVSTNTDSEFNAYFSQAFPKLPEDKMLDDSEVSQVSIYKKLWIEAEALVCKLKYELQVTRMKLAANKGHNTETEGAKAPGLPVCGGKPYSHAEASSGPAPLPPPILSPRSIIATKKSIVNEVDDTVDGMFARLKVLESRLDTLSSLGENKYEEQQRESDGSYAVDDAVLARLRILKSRADNITCLGLESSKQQRDAGTNMSDEIDDAGAEVCTRLEVLERNLRSLGDNKCEEQQKESKASSSVGDRLLPRLQILKSRADNIPSLGLESSKQQLNASMDIADEVDDAVMARLRVLKSRPDLEASSIAGNVECVEEHPCTVGLQVPSCQPPPSPAAVLEKTTLPSASEPLEITGETPAIPTFPSIEVPLLFTHKGTPSQLEKDHSGLVDDALPPPAPLLSVPQEVGGWHIRLQRLSAIRVSGYLPTSK